The genomic window AGGAAAAGTACAAGGATGACCCCGCCAAGGTGCAGGCCGAAACCATGCGCCTCTACCGCGAATACGACGTCAATCCGGTGGGCTGCCTGAGCATGTTCATTCCACTGCCGATTTTGTTCGTTTTGTACGGCACCATTCGCAACTTTGAGTTCGATCAGGGCCTGTGGTGGCTGCCCGACTTGTCTATCCCCGATCCGTTTTGGATTCTGGGTATCTTGTATGTTTGCGCCAACTTGCTGCAACTTTACGTCTCCACCCGCAAGTCGCCGCAGATGTTCAAGCAGCAATCGGTGATGTACTTGTTCTTCGCCTACTTCGCTTTGACCTTTCCGGCGGGCGTGACCCTCTACTGGATCATCGGTACTTTGATTGGCACCGGCCAGCAGTTCCTGATCAACAAGCAAGTTGAGTCGCATATGTCCGGCGGCCTGCAAAAAGTAGAGAAGAAAACCGCTCCGATTGGTTCTGGCATAACCACAGTCAATCTCGGCAAGAATGCCAAAGTCACTACCGCTAAGGTGACCACCGCCAAAACCGTCACGGTTGAGCCGAGCGGCAAGCCTTCGGGCAGCAGCGCTCCGACCAAGCCCAGCGGCTTCCGTGCCGTGTTGGAGCAGGCTGCTAAGCAGGCTGCCGATCAGCAGCGCCAGCAGCAGAAGAAAAAGAGCTGAGGATTTTGCAATTGAAATGGCTCCGTCTAGAAGTTTGGGCGGGGCTTTTTTGTTTGGGGAGATTCATCTTAGGTTCGCATCACCCTCTGCCATTCACCATTTACCACCCTCCACTTCCCGTATCCTTTTTGCATGACTGCTAAACCCTTCAAACTTCAAACCCTGATCGCCCAAGCGGCGGGCGGGCGGGTGGTTCGCACTGCGTTTATCGAAGCTGACGAGATTGACCGCCGCCTCCTGCACAACGACGAAATCAAGTCGGTGATGGCCGGCGGCTTCCCCGACGCTCGGCGGATCGTGCTGACCTTGCATCCGGCGCACATTCCTTCAGTAGATAGCGGCGTCACCGTTTACCGCGTCACCCCCCAAACTCCCGGCTGGGACGCGCAGGATTTCAGCGTGGCTCTGCGGCGCGAAGGCCTGTCCGAAGAAGCGGTGGGTGACGTGCGCGAGGAACGCGGCGGCTTTTTGGTGGCCACCACTGGCAAAGCCGCTAAAGCGCTGGCTGAGCTGAGCGCTTTGGGCGGGCGGGAAGTGGATATAGAGGAAGTGGGGGAGAGCGCGGGGCGCGGCGCAAAAGTGCGCGAAGTGGTGGTACCGTCCATGCGAATTGACGTGGTGGGAGCCAAAGGCTTTGGGGTCAGCCGCGCTTACTTTCAGCAGGGCGTGGAAACCGGAAAAGTGCGCCTCAACGGGCAAGTCGCCCGCGCCAGTGCCGAGATTCGGGAGGGCGATAGCCTCGCCGCCGAGGGACTTGGCCGCATCGACTTCAGGCGGGTGGTCAACGAAACGCGGCGCGGAAATTACAAAGTGGAATTGAATGTAGAGAAATGAGCGAGAGAGATGAAACGGTGATTTCTTATAGCACTGATCCTCAAACACTCACTCCCGAACAATTGATGGGCTTTTTTGTGGGCTGGCCCAACCCGCCTTCGGCGGCTACGTTGCTCCGGCTCCTGCAATCGAGTTACCGCGTGAGTCTGGCCCGCGACGGTGAACGGGTGGTGGGTTTCGCCAATGCCATCAGCGACGGCGTGCTGAGCGCTTACATTCCGCTGCTTGAAGTCCTACCTGACTATCAGGGGCGCGGTGTTGGCAGCGAGCTGATGCGGCGGCTTCTGGCTGAGCTGGATAAGCTGTACATGGTGGACGTGATGTGTGACGACGAGGTGGCTCCGTTTTATGAGCGCCTGGGCTTGCGGCGGGCTGGGGGAGTCATTCAGCGCAATTATGCGCGGCAGTCCGGGCAAGAATAAGGCGGCGCAGGAATGAACAAGTAGAGATGGTGGTCCGTGATGTCAGTCAAGGCCAGATCCTTCGCTATGAGGTCTGGCAGGGCGAACAGCGGTTGGCTCTTTTAGAGGGCCAGCGGCTTGAGCCAGCGCTATGGCGTTTTGATCGTTGGGATGTTTCAGACGGGTCGAAGCGAGAAGCTGTGCGAACTGATATCGTCACTTTTTTGGGTCGGCAAGGCCGACAGCACAGTCCTGAACTGCTCTCCGGAGACCGCGAAACGCAAGCGGAGATTAATGCCCTGATTGAACAGGCCGGTTGGCAGATTGATCGACGCAAAGTTTTCGTCCGGCGTGAATTGGTCGAGCGGCCAGGGACCAAGCCAGTGTTGACCTTGCTGAGTCTCGCAGAGGTGGGGCGCGAGCATTTTGTGGCTGCTCTGCTGGCTGCCTCGCAGGGCGATCCATTTGAAACCAGCACCGCCGAGAGCGCTGAAGCTGATTTCGACGCTCTGATCGAGGGAGCCGGAGAGCAGTTTGATCCGGCGGGGTGGTTTGTGGCTCGGCACTCGGGTGAGGAAGTCGGCGTGCTGTTGCCGCAACTCTTCCCAGATGAACCCAGTGTTGGCACCCTATTTTATGTGGGTGTGTCGCCACAGTTTCGGGCTAGAGGTCTCGGCACTGCCCTGCACGCTGAAGGACTCAGGCAGCTTCAACTAAAAGGAGCTGGACAATACAAAGGCTCCACTGATGTCCGGAACGGGGCTATGCGCCGGGTATTTGCCGCCAACGGGTGTAGGGAAATTTACCAGCAATGGTTCTACAGATTTGTAAATAGCTGAGGAGCTGAGTTCTCACGCCCGCCCCCGACTGTGCCCGCTGCCCACCCCACCCGCGATCAGGTGCGCGGCCCGCAGTGGCTCGGGGATATTGCCGGTCAGTGTCAGGTGGTGCAGCGCCACGCCTGCATCCTTAATGCTGAGGCCCACGCGCTGCACATACACGCCGCGCAGTTCTTCCATTGGCCCTAACTTTTCAATGAGTCGCCATTTGCGTTTTCCGCCCGGCACTTTGTCCAGCAGCGCGGCGCGAATACGTTCCATATCCGGCTCACGGCGGGCCACCACCATCACCGGCAGGCCCGTATCTCGGCTGAGCTTGTGGGCGTCCACCACGTTGAATCCGGCCAGTGCCACGCCCTGAAGCAAGATCAGGTGCAGGTGAGGTCGAAACAAACAGGTGTTGACCAAGTGGGTCAGTTCGGCGGCACTGTTGCGCCCGTCGCGCCGCACCTTACCTGATACGACGCCGTGCAGCGTGGTCTGGGCATAGATGGTGCCGACAATCCGCACATCACCGCGCCACTCGCGCTCAAAAGGCAGATCGTCGAAGCCGATGGCGTGGGTGAAAGCGGGCAAGGTGTCAGTTCCCGCGCAGGTGCGGC from Deinococcus detaillensis includes these protein-coding regions:
- a CDS encoding S4 domain-containing protein; the protein is MTAKPFKLQTLIAQAAGGRVVRTAFIEADEIDRRLLHNDEIKSVMAGGFPDARRIVLTLHPAHIPSVDSGVTVYRVTPQTPGWDAQDFSVALRREGLSEEAVGDVREERGGFLVATTGKAAKALAELSALGGREVDIEEVGESAGRGAKVREVVVPSMRIDVVGAKGFGVSRAYFQQGVETGKVRLNGQVARASAEIREGDSLAAEGLGRIDFRRVVNETRRGNYKVELNVEK
- a CDS encoding GNAT family N-acetyltransferase, yielding MSERDETVISYSTDPQTLTPEQLMGFFVGWPNPPSAATLLRLLQSSYRVSLARDGERVVGFANAISDGVLSAYIPLLEVLPDYQGRGVGSELMRRLLAELDKLYMVDVMCDDEVAPFYERLGLRRAGGVIQRNYARQSGQE
- a CDS encoding GNAT family N-acetyltransferase, encoding MVVRDVSQGQILRYEVWQGEQRLALLEGQRLEPALWRFDRWDVSDGSKREAVRTDIVTFLGRQGRQHSPELLSGDRETQAEINALIEQAGWQIDRRKVFVRRELVERPGTKPVLTLLSLAEVGREHFVAALLAASQGDPFETSTAESAEADFDALIEGAGEQFDPAGWFVARHSGEEVGVLLPQLFPDEPSVGTLFYVGVSPQFRARGLGTALHAEGLRQLQLKGAGQYKGSTDVRNGAMRRVFAANGCREIYQQWFYRFVNS
- a CDS encoding endonuclease dU, with product MPAFTHAIGFDDLPFEREWRGDVRIVGTIYAQTTLHGVVSGKVRRDGRNSAAELTHLVNTCLFRPHLHLILLQGVALAGFNVVDAHKLSRDTGLPVMVVARREPDMERIRAALLDKVPGGKRKWRLIEKLGPMEELRGVYVQRVGLSIKDAGVALHHLTLTGNIPEPLRAAHLIAGGVGSGHSRGRA